The segment GAAAAGTGTATCTcctatttatttgttttgtttagaTAATTGGAAATTGTATGTttatgtatatactatatacacATCTTTATTTAAAGCATATGAAACACTCTTTTGAATAACCATTCAATAAAAGATTGTTATTTTTTCCGATGTTGTCCAATCAATTTCAAAGTGACAATTTCAACAATTAATAAACAAACTTGAATCTAGACGTGCTAGCTACACCAAGAATTCACGAAGATTCTTCAACATGGTTAAGCAGCTACGACAGGCCTCCAACTAGGGCACCTCTATTGTGGCCTCGAGCTACTCCAGCAAGCCCGAGAGGCGATGTGTGCAGGCTCTTCATGGCCGCCACAAGTGATGCCTAGGCCTACTCCACCGCTCAGTTGAGCCGCTCAAGCAGCGAGATGACGGCGACGAGCCACACAGTCACGATGACGCCACCCTGTACATCCTATGGATCCCAACTATGGCTAAGGGAAAATCctctaatttctttttttttattttcttttgtttttatgaGGTAAGTACTACCCTAAACTAGGCTAGGCTAGCTAGTGCTCTCATCGGTTGACATAAATGGATATGGCTAATAGACCGTAGAAAGGTAAAAGAAATAGTTAAAATGGTATGCAGGTAAGCACTTTACATATTTATTACTAGAGGCTTAAAAAGTCAAGTCTagagtttaataaaaaaataccaatcaattcaaaaattttcaaaattataaTTTAGTTATAATTGATAAGCCAATGAGTAAACGATGAATATTTCCCAATTAATGAGTCTTAGTCTATGGGTATAGACAACTAGACATGCATATTGTTATAATCAAGATTATATACAATTTCTCCCTAGATACacatatctatactaatataaaatatagtaataatgcTGGTGGTGATTATGCCACCAACCCACAATCACTACTTTTGCATGTTTTATAAATTAGTCTCTAATAGTTTTTATACTATGTAATAGTCTAATATTTATTTGAATCAGTGAATAAAATCTATTCAAATAAAAGGTTTAGAATTTTGCTAGTATTAATAAAAGGTTTTGTtctggcagaaaaaaaaaaacgagagtTCAGACTTCATACTTCAGAACTTCATACCACGGAAGCCCACAAGGGAATCCTACTTTGCTTGCtctccgaaaaaaaaaagggggaaaaaaaaaagctcttttCCTCTCCAGCTCGCCCTCCTCGCGTCCATCCGCgatccaccacctcctcctcccgtctccggcgaccgccgccgcgccattaCACCCAGACGCGCCGGTCTCCTCTCGGCACCGGCCGGCCTAGTCGACCGCAGAAGCGGGGGTGTGACCGGAGCGGAGGTCGTCGGTCAAATCCACTCCGGGGGTTTCTTGAATTCTTGGGAGCAGAGAGGCAAAAGTGAGGCAGCAGCCATGTCCATCGAGCTCATCCTGTGGCTCTTCTCCTTCGCCTCCATCATGGTCCTCATCGGCCTCACCGCCTACCAGGCAAGCTCccctcacctcacctcctccCGTTTCGCTTCTGAACCACGCCTATTTAGTTCCAAGATCCGTCGGGCGAAACAGTGGATCTCCTGGTAGTTTTGGGTTTGGGAtgttttaggttttttttgtcGGAATTTTCGCACGAATTGGTGCCGTGTTGGGTCAACGGGTGCGGTTCTTGGTGTTGCTCCTTGCCTCATTAGCTGGTCAAACAGGACAGGTTTAGGTAGCGTTAACTGCGATTTATACTTGTTTTCCCTCTCTGATTTTCCGTATTCATGTAACTAATGTGTTTAACTTGAGGGAAAGTTAATAATCTTTGTATAAATTTGAACTGTATATTTCATTAAATTGGTCCTAAGTTTGTGCAGTAGCAGATTTATACTAGTTTGTTGAACTTaagggagaaaaataataatctttgtataaattttgcacggtttatTTTATTCAATTTGTCCTAAGTTTGTGCAGTAGCAGATTTTGTTTGCTTGCTGCCATGTTAGGTGGAAAAACATATCCTTTTCCACAGTGTGTTTTCAGATTACATAGATGGTTCATAGTTGATGCTCACCACATCTCAGTCCAATTCAAAATAGCCATATTGGTTTTGTTGGTTGTGTTTTTGCAACCAATGTTAGTTGCCATGCACTAACAAATCCAACATTATTGGAATTCCATTACAGAACATACTTTGGTTTAAGAATTGTACATTTGTGGTCGTTTGAAGAATTGATCTTGGAGATATATGTTTCAACTATGAGCAAGTtgaatttgcaaataaaatttacaTTCTTCCTATCTTCTTGCAAGATAGGCTGTACTctcttttttctcatttttatttCACTGATTTTGTTTTCTCCTTGTTCTGTACCAGCTTATATGTTTATCTGATTTGGAGTTTGACTATATCAACCCATACGATTCTTCATCTCGCATCAACTCAGTGGTCCTTATAGAATACGCACTCCAAGGGGCCTTGTGCGCTTCTTTCCTCTTGACACTGCATTGGTTCCCGTTTCTAGTTATGGCACCAGTAGCATACTACCATGGCAAATTGTACGTATTTCTTGCTGTTGCCCTGAAGTTAATCCATCTAAACATTCATTCTTTTGTTGTCAGTGCCTACCATGTTGATATATTTGTTTGTATGGATAGATTGATGTGCTAGATCAGTTGGTCTCATAATAAAATCATCTATTAAATGATAAATCTCTCAGTGGATATGGATTTCACTAAGCATCATAAGTGTTGTCCACTACATATCCATTCAACTTATGGACATAGGAGGGACATAACATATTATGAAATGCTCTTTGAAAGGATAAATATGGTTTGAAGTGATCTAGAAAACTGCAAGAAACAACTGTCTATGATTTTGTCTATTCAAGTTAATGATATTATAATTGTGCTTATACTGTGACTCTCTAGTGTttggattttggatttttgttctCAGTTGCTGATTGAAATAAAGTTGAAAATTGAGCTAGTTCTCATTGAAAATTGAGTAGAATAATTTTGGCCAAATGTTAGAGGTATTGTTTTTTAATGTGGCTAAAATCAAGTATAACTGATAACCTTTTCACCTACATGTATGTCCAGAATAGTTATTTTCTTGGGCTAGTAACCATTAGTTTGCATATTTTTTGTAGCAAAGATGTTTGGATATAGAATTTTAATGCCATAAAGTTCGTACTAAGATGTTAATCATGTAATGTTTTTAGTACATGTCCTTATTTGTTTGTACCATTATGATGATTAtataaaaaatcttttttttatcaggTATATGGATCGGAAACACCTTGTAGATGTTACCGAGATATTCCGGCAGCTCAATTGGGAGAAAAAATACAGGATGATCAAGCTTGCATTCTACTTTAGTTTGTTTATTATAACGATCTACAGGTTTGACTTTAGTTCTTTTTTcattcatcatttttttatcaTTGCATATGCTTATCCTAAAATGGAATATTCATTTGTTAGTCCTAAAGATAGTTCTTATCTCCTCAGTCAAACATATCATATGACCTTATGTGTGCCTTCTAAATAGGGAATTTTGTGGATGTGCAACTTCATTCAATAGCATTTCAGAATTTGTCATTGAATTTCACCTCGAGTGTGAGTAATGTTATGGGGCCACATGTAATTGAAAGGGTGCTACATCATTGTATGCCACATAACTTATGGAAAATCCTTGTTTCATCAATATAACATTGAACCTTGCATATCTATAGATGAAAGGTAATGCAATTAATACCGAACCTTTCATGCAGTAGGATATAAATTGTTcgtatttaaaacttttaaatattttacATAAGTTTGTTGATTTGGCCCTCATTCAAGATGCTCTAATACTGAACCACCTTCTGGTGGCACAAAGGAATGATCTCGTTATCGGTTTTCCTTGTTCATGTGACTCTGGCATCTTACGTAGCATCAAACCAAATAGGTGGTTGTTTTATGCAATTGGTTTCAAACACACAAACCATCATAAGGAGCCATTGAAATATGCAAATTTATTCAGTATTATAAAGGCAAGCAACGACCCTATCATGACCTGTTCTCTTCCTTGTTACTGATTGTGCCGTGGTGGATTTTGTTTTTCTGCGGATATGATAACTTCAATTAGTTCTCATCCAAGAATGTAGTCCCTTCCAGTATCATGCTAAGTCGCTATTGCATAAGCTACTATTTGCATATTCGTTCCATCTGACAGGCTTGTGATGACGGCTGTGACGTTATTCATTGATGAGGATGCAAATCTGGTTGACACTAGAACTATTTAGAGTTTGCTACCAACTTTTCACACACAGATGGCTAGGTATTTCAGTCTCAGAACTTGTCATGTATCACTTTCTTTTTTGCGGAGATACCTGTTCGGTAACTGACTTTGGTCCTGCTTTTCTTTTGCAAGGAAAATGTGTAAGATGCAGTGAAGTAAAGCTTGTGGTGTGCATCATTGAACAGCAAACCAACACTGCCAGCCTCTGAGAGAAGAATTCAGTACATCGCTCTGGCTTTCAGAGAAAGAAGATTCAACTCCCTAGCCGGGGTACTGAATCTAGCATCTCAGCATTATCATTTTAACCATAAACAAGAATTGGCAAGTCAGCTGTACAATGTAGTTTTATGCGTTTTGAGTGTGCTCGATGACATCTGTCTAAATTTGGTAGGCGATTGATGCAACTTTTGGCAATCACTGATTCATACCTGCATCCAAGTAATGCTGTTGTACTCAATTCAACACTGAATTGTCTATAAAACTGGCTCATATATGGATGTTGTTTTGTATCACATTCGCAGGGGAACCTCACCATCATCATGATGATCCGACAATGTTCTTCATTATGCCATATGTATTTTTCACCTAAACAAACCAGCCTTTGTCTGACCAAATCTGCTAGACTGGATGTGCTGCTATTTCAAgttgtctgaaactctgaattcaGAAACACTGACCTGGAATTCAATTTCAGGCACAAGAAAACTAATTTCACTGAAGTATCACTGAAGCTCCCTACATGATTGTGCATGATTCACAAAGTGAAGAACGAGACCAAATTATACAAATTCCATCAGGGCTATATCTATCTACAGAACCAAACAAACATTCATCAATCATCACTGGAGCATCATCACTCTTGCCAAGGAGAGCAAATTCTCCATGAAAATTTCTTGAGCTCCTATTAGCCTTGAGCTACTACTACTTCCCAATCAATTTTCAGGCACAAGAAACAGTATGCCCAATACTCAAGTTACAGCTCCAAACATAATTGTGCATGATTCACAAAGTGAAAAACTCACCAAATTATACAGAATTCCATCAGAGTTATATCTACACAACCAAACAAAGCACTACTCATCAATCAGCACAGTTGCCAAGAACAGCAAATTCTCCATGAAATTTTTCTTGAGCTTGCACCAACAGTTCATCACTGAATCATCATCGCAATTACCAAGAACAGCAAATCCTCCACATGAAATTGAGAAATTTCTTCAGCTTGTACTACTGCTAGTCTGCTACTACTTTCCAATCTTGGAGATGAGCGATTCGAAGGCACCGACGAGCGCCTTCACCTTGCTCTTCCTGGCAATGGCGAGCTTCCCGGCGGTCTCCTCGATCACGCTGTTGTACAGCCGCCGGCTCCGCTTCTTCTCCAGCGTCTTCTGGTGCCggagcgccaccgccggcaccacgaaccccccgccgccgcccgccgccgccgtcccgccgATGCTGCCTCGCCTCCTGAGGCTCCTCATCCTGAGATGAaatccgctgccgccgccaccgccgctgctgctgccgccggcgtcgcccctCCTGAAGAATCTGAGccgtgtcgtcgccggcgcgtcttctggtggcgccgccgtcgcggcggcgcggctgctcctGGAGCGGATGACCTtgaaggcggtggtggtggtggacctGCTCGCCTGCCGCGTGAACGGGAAGCGGACTGATTTGGCGCTGCCGGTGATGCTCATGCTCCTCGCTCGCCGGTGCgacggtcgcggcggcggcgccatgccgGATTTCTTCTCTTCTTGGCAAGGAGGGTTGTGTGGCTTCTCTTCTTTGATATcatttgctgctgctgatgatgatgatgatggatctTGGTGAGAAATTTGTTGGCTAATTTCGACGAGATTTCTCTTCGGTTTGGGAGGCTTCAAGCTGTTCGTCCTAGTCGTGgtcatcttcttcttgctcTTGTGAGAAGAAGGTGGAGTCGATTTCTCGCCGGCTTTGAGCtccggcgatggaggcggctTGCCGGTTAGCTTCGACCCGACGGATTTGACCAGCTTCTTCTTCGATGATGATCCATCGATGACGTCATCGGTTGATTCAGCGACGATCTTGCTCTTTACATGTGGAGATGATTTGATTGGTTTCTTCCCCTTGGTCACCCTCACATCCTTCTTCTTcctggcgtcgccgccgccggcggcgatggtggtctTCTCCGGCGGCAGTGGGGTTGACTCGTACGCCACGATGTCCTTCCACACCACCACGCCGGCGTCGCCCTTCTTCCCCGTGTCGTCaacggcggtggccgccgcttTCTTCCCGGCCTTCATGGGCTTGGTGAGATCCCCGACCCGTCTCCGCGACGACGCCGACCGCAGCTtagccatcgccgtcgccgccgcgagcggcggtggcggcggcgtcttccGGGGCCTCGGctgggccgccgccggccggcgagacTCCCGCTCCTCGAAGGCGTGCGCGCCGCCGTACTTGCAGGCGTGGTGGCAGGACCCAGCCGACGGCCGGTGGTAGCAAGCAGGGACGGCGCTGGCCTTCGCCTCGCCGCGGtgacgcggacggcggcgccccTCGCTGCTCCCGGCCCCTCCGGCGATCTCCTCCATCGGAGAGATCAAATCACGATCTGATCAAACCTTCTTGATTCAGACGAGAGTGACAGAAAACTCTACAAAAAGTCAAAGCGCAAGAGCAGGCCGGGATGCACGCACGAACACGCCGCGCCGCGTCActcgccgcgcgccatggccggaGCTAGAAGACGAGCTTGGAGTTGGAGCTAGAGCTCGAGCTGGTCAGAGCTGCTGGCGTGTGTGCACACACCTATATATCTCCATGGGTGATCGGGTCAGGTCAGGTCATGGGCGCTGACTGAGAAGGACGGAGcggagctcgatcgatcgccattgGCGAGCGCGGGGTAGGAGAGGAGACGATCGGGTCAAGAGAggcaaatattttctttctttttctagaaattaaatttggcGGGAGGAATTGTGGAGAAAGCTTCTTCGGAGAAGGGCGGTCAAATGCGGCGGGGGGTTTGGTGGGTTTGCGTCTCTTTGACCGGTCGTCTGGGCCTACCTGCAGTGTCACCGGCTGGGCGACTTTAGGTGGGCCCACTGTACAGTGAGTTGGTTGAGAGGGTTGCAGAAGTTCACACGTCGCACACCCGGGTTCAAATGCTGTTGATTTGAGTGGAATTTATGATCAGTTTAAAAATAGGATTGCAGTGTTTTTTGATTTTTCTATTTAATATGTTTGTAGTTTGCACTGAGGTCTAAGCTGtcgcatctttttttttttctgatgatgatgactgGAGAGCATGAAAGTAGTTGATGTGTGTCCCAAAATTGAACTTGAGGGACTTTGGCCGGTTCTTGTTTGATGTTCCTATCCTCATCTTAATTTATTtctcatatgttaattattgaATTTATCTGTCAATTTCATGGTATCAGCATGCCTTCTCAAATTGATTAACTAATTGTGTTAATTATTAAATTTATCTGTCAATTTCATGGTATCAGCATGCCATCTcaaattgattaattaactaatcaaaaACCACAAGGGAGAAACAGGAAAGAAAAATTATACGTAAGGTCAGAGGCGGCGGCCGGATTTCGTAGGGGATTCCAACCCAACCTCCAAATTCCCTCgcaaaaaataaagattagatGTCATATCAGATTATGATTATGCCTTAGTTTGAGTGCTTTTATTTTTCAtcagttcatatatatatatatatatatatatatatatatataggaaaattatatGCTACTACCGGGAGTAACTACTCCCACCTTATCCAGCTCACTAATTCAGAGTTTAGGTGCCGTCCGGTATTTTCGTGGGATACAAACCTTTTTGAATGCATGCTACTTAAACTAGCTAATTAAAAACGAGCAGAAGATGTCATCATCAACTAACTAAAATTAGTATATCGCTTGCATGTTTCTT is part of the Oryza glaberrima chromosome 12, OglaRS2, whole genome shotgun sequence genome and harbors:
- the LOC127757634 gene encoding protein cornichon homolog 2, yielding MSIELILWLFSFASIMVLIGLTAYQLICLSDLEFDYINPYDSSSRINSVVLIEYALQGALCASFLLTLHWFPFLVMAPVAYYHGKLYMDRKHLVDVTEIFRQLNWEKKYRMIKLAFYFSLFIITIYRLVMTAVTLFIDEDANLVDTRTI
- the LOC127757633 gene encoding uncharacterized protein LOC127757633, with amino-acid sequence MEEIAGGAGSSEGRRRPRHRGEAKASAVPACYHRPSAGSCHHACKYGGAHAFEERESRRPAAAQPRPRKTPPPPPLAAATAMAKLRSASSRRRVGDLTKPMKAGKKAAATAVDDTGKKGDAGVVVWKDIVAYESTPLPPEKTTIAAGGGDARKKKDVRVTKGKKPIKSSPHVKSKIVAESTDDVIDGSSSKKKLVKSVGSKLTGKPPPSPELKAGEKSTPPSSHKSKKKMTTTRTNSLKPPKPKRNLVEISQQISHQDPSSSSSAAANDIKEEKPHNPPCQEEKKSGMAPPPRPSHRRARSMSITGSAKSVRFPFTRQASRSTTTTAFKVIRSRSSRAAATAAPPEDAPATTRLRFFRRGDAGGSSSGGGGGSGFHLRMRSLRRRGSIGGTAAAGGGGGFVVPAVALRHQKTLEKKRSRRLYNSVIEETAGKLAIARKSKVKALVGAFESLISKIGK